DNA sequence from the Ovis canadensis isolate MfBH-ARS-UI-01 breed Bighorn chromosome 2, ARS-UI_OviCan_v2, whole genome shotgun sequence genome:
CAATATATCCAGAATTTTACAATTTCTCATCATCTTCACAGTTATCACATTGGCCTGGAATGATATCTTTTTTTACAGTAGGTTTCTTAAATCTTCCTGACTCTAAAGTTGTCCCCTACAAAATGATATTGGCACAACATGTGatgattttttaagaatttataatAATACTATGATATGTGAACATGATTCACATCTTAAAGAAGAAGCTATGGATACCAAGTTAAGGTCTCAAACTCTGCTCTTCACTGTAGCTTCTAGGATCACTCTGTTGTGATTGTCTTTTACTGAAAGGAAGTCTTACTAAagtgatttattaaaaaataaactaagcatctttatttatttaaactttttattttgtatggtgATATGGGagcattggtggctcagatgttaaagaatctacccacaatgcaggaaacccaagtttgatacctgggtcaggaagatcccctggagaagggggtggctacctactccagtattgttgcctggagaattccatggacagaggagcctaatgggctacagtccatgggattgtagagtcggacaccactgagcaagtaacacacacacacacacacacacacacagtggtatAGCCTGTTAACAAACAGTgtagtgatagtttcaggtgaacagagaagggactcaaaCTAAGCATATTTAAAtgacctttaaaatatttcttcctccTAGTGTATACAGAgtgtagtttttaaattaaattttgaacttagtttttacttttttcctgtaCACAAATGGGAAGTGCACTAAACAAGACAGAATGAAACTTAGTATTTATCCAATTCTTCTTTGATCCAAGTCCCAAGTGTTTTGTGCTCaaacttttcacatttttaaatggattaaTGGATTCTCCCTTTCCCTAACACTTTAAACAAAGCTCTGGACTTATTTTCCCTAGATTCTGACCACTTCTGAATTTCTCACCTCCTTGACAGTTAACATATCTCCCCCCATTCTAAAAGTCTTAAGTAATAAGATTCAGTCTCTTTCATTTAGCACTCTGAGTCAAAGTTCCCATAAATCTCACATAAGAATTACCAGGTGTTATAAAACATACAGAATCAGCAGATATCTCCTCCGGAAATTCTGGTTTGGATTTAAGTTGAACATATGCACGATAATTTTAGCAAGTGTTCCAGGTAATCCTTATATTCAGGATGATTTGGGAAAGGTTCAGGATTTTAAAACAAGTAAAGTAGCACAGATATTAgtatgttctcagttcagttcagttcagttcagttgctcagtcatgtccaactctttgcgaccccatgaatcacagcacaccaggcctccctgtctatcaccaactcctggagttcactcagattcacgtccatcgagtcagtgatgccattcagccatctcatcctctgtcatccccttctcctcctgcccccaattcctcccagcatcagagtctattccagtgagtcaactcttcccatgaggtggccaaagtactggagtttcagctttagcatcattccctccaaagaaatcccagggctgatctccttcagaatggactggttggatctccttgcagtccaagagactctcaggagtcttctctaacaccacagttcaaaagcatcaattcttcagtgctcagccttcttcacagtccaactctcacatccatacatgaccacaggaaaaaccatagcctcgactagacagaccttagtcggcaaagtaatgtctctgcttttgaatatgctatctaggttggtcataacttttcttccaaggagtaagtgttctttaatttcatggctgcagtcaccatctgcagtgattttgaaaccccaaaaataaagtctgacactgtttccactgtttccccatctatttcccatgaagtgatgggaccagatgccgtgatcttcgttttctgaatgttgagctttaagccaactttttcactctcctctttcactttcatcaagaggctttttagttcctcttcactttctgccataagggtggtgtcatctgcatatctgaggttattgatatttctcctggcaatcttgattccagcttgtgtttcttccagtacagtgtttctcatgatgtactctgcatataagttaaataaacagggtgacaatatacagccttgatgtactccttttcctatttggaaccagtctgttgttccatgtccagtatgTTCTCAGATTGTGGCAAAttagtgaaatgaaaaataaaagaccatatcagaaattatttaaaatcttattcacctgaagaaaagaaaagcagagatatttagAAAAAGACATTAATTAGACTTTCAGGTATCTAGTGGCATGGTtaagtttccatttattttgtgattgcaaATGTAAGCATTTATTTCCTCTGAGTtcacataaatatatttgaaaaacataCATGGGAGTGGGCCACAGTGAGATGTTCCTTAAGACTGTGGAATCAAAGTTGCTTTCTTAGAGGTAAAATAGTAAGTTTTCCACAAGGGGTTGAAGTTACACATCTGTTGAAACTAACTACCAGCATGAGAGACCCCTCCAAGGATGCTAAATATAAATATTGCAAAGTATGTACTGAATGCTATTGCAGAGAGGCAGGACTGGAATGTGATACAGTTTGGTAAGCTGCTTTCTAATGAATTTGTCTCCTCTTTTGATAAAGAATGTTAAACAATGGAGGCTGCTCATAATGGAACACAGAATGATAAAGAAGTAATCAAAATGCAATTCTGGTTTACATATACAATTCTATCtttggaagacagaaaaaaaaaacatatttggaTCATGCAGAAATTTACTCCATCCTGAATCTACTTGTGTAGATAAAATTATTCTTGCTGAAGCGCCTGAAATCTGGGGACCCTCTCTAGGCCTGTGACGATTTAACCAGATGGGTTACAAGCCATTTTATTGAGTTTTGCCTCTGGGCATCTGGTTGGCTCATCTCTCAGGCATTAATTAGCTCATCCATATCCCTTTAAAACACAGACAAAGTAGTTGAAAAAGATAGCACATGCTGACAGTAGCTGATGAGGCATGGaactatagattttattttcaccCACATAAACAAGTAAGATGAATGTTTATAGGCTCAGTGAGTGTGATTACCTGGAATCAGTCTTTGTTATAAATGACTGTAGAGTTTGGGTGGTAATAGGGTTAACACTTCCTCCTCCTTTCAACCAAATAACATCAGATACCATAGTCATTGTTGTCTGGTAGTGAAATGAAAGTAAGGATGAAAACCCTAATATATTATTCTGCTTTTATTCAATAACACAAATCCCCTTTGGAAGGTTTCTGAATTAATAGAACTGTGCATCTatctgagaaagaaaacaaaattttcctGTATAGTAATGGTACTTGAATTAAGAAGACCAGCACAGTTCCTACTTGTTGAATTCTTTTCTCCTACATGGTTCTTTTATGAATCAGTTCACCCTCAGCTGAATTGTTTCTTGCAAGCTCTTCAGgatagaaagtgaagttgctcagacgtgcccgactctttgcgacctcatgggctgtagcttaccaggctcctctatccatgggattttccaggcaatagtcctggagtggattgccatttccttctccaggggatcttcccaacccagggatcgaacccgggtctcccgcattgtagacagatgctttactgtctgagccaccagggaaggttcaGGATAGAACCTTCTGTTATAATTATCTATGATTGTCTTACCATCTCTAAgtctaaaattaaaagatattttgtcAATGCTAGCAAGAGTCACCTTCTCCATAGAATAAAGCCATCACCCACATATACTTAAGGGCATCTCTCTGATAAAGAGGAATTAATGTATAAGTATTGGTCTCATAATTTCCCAGCACCAGTGAGgatggaaaagacaaagaaaaactgattaatatgaaatattggtgaaaatataatttatgtaattttGCTCACATTTGTCAAACATATCCATGAATCTTTTCCCACAATATATGTGTACATTAGTAATTTCTTTTGCAGTGTAATCTCTACAGGGTAGGAATATGTTCTTTCTCAGCCTTAACTGGTCAATTCAGCATGCACTAGGAAAAATGTGCAACAtggtttatgtgtatatatatgtgtgtgtgtgtgtatgtattaatgAATTCACTTCCACATTCAGAGTACAATATGAGAATATTTGACCTCATAACCATAGATACTTTAAGGAGCCTGTATAGATCCCCTGAATGCTTTTCCTTTACTCCACTTCAAATGGAAGATTACTGTGTGTAAGTCCTTGTCATGATGTCTTTGCACATACACAGATATTTACTCATCTCCTACATTCACAtcctaaataaacaaaatcattcaTATGGTAGTTTATCAAATCtaacatattttacattttaacatttagAGTAGGAAAAGTTCTAAAATTAATGGTATCTTGGTTTTATGAATTATAATGTGTTTATACTTTGAACTATATAcacatttacataaaatattgctTATTCATAATTTCAGACATAATTGCTAATCATAGGATGATAAGTTATTGCAAAATATCCTAGGCTTAATATCATATACTTTTGGCATACTAGTTATTGTCAGAGTGATGCTAGATTTGAACATTTAAATGATATAGTAagtcaaatatgaaaaaataagcaATCATCTAATTTTAACATTATATTAATATTCAATGAATTCTAAATACATTtctagaaatataatttattcttCCTAAATTACTTATTAatatcaaaaattttatttaccagGTAAATCAAGATATTAGATTTAATATGGAACTCCTTCCAAAAATAGGTATTTTCCAGGATTTAGCTTATTCCAcctgtttttcagttttctggaTAATGTTGGAGATTATACAGATGAGTGTGCTTGCTCCCATATTACTTGAAGACAGAAATTAGGACAATACCAAAAGATTTCCTATCAGCAATTTTTTCACAGCTGCTTTCACCTCTTTATTTCGTAGACTGTAGATGATAGGATTCAACATTGGGGTTAATGCACCATATACCAAAgctataaatttatctatttcctgtgaaTCTATAGCTGAAGGCTTCAGGTATGCGGAAAGAGCTGTCCCATAGAACAAAACAACCACAGACAGGTGGGCTGCACATGTTGAAAAGGCTTTGCTTCGACCATCCTCTGAGCTGATTCTCAGGATGTTGAAGAGGATGAATGCATAAGAGATGCAAATTAGGAGCATTGGCATGGGAACAAGAAGTATGGTGAATACCAGCATGATTAACTTCACTTTGGAAGTGTCCACACAAACCAGTTTTAAGACAGCAAGAATCTCACAAGCAAAATGATTGATCACACTATTACCACACAGAGACAACTGCAATACAAACACTGTTTCCACCAGGGCAGTGAAGCAGCCTGTCACCCAGGAGCCAACTGCAATCTGCACACAGACCCTCTTGTTTATGATAATGGGGTATCTTAGTGGGTTGCAGATGGCCACATATCGGTCATATGCCATCATGGACAGGAGCACACACTCGGTGGAGCCCATGGCCAGAGAGAAGTACATCTGAGCAGCACATCCTAAGAATGAGATGGTGTTTTCCCCTGAAATAAAGTTTATCAGCATTGGAGGGAAAGCAGAAGAGGTATACCAGATGTCTAAACAGGAGAGATtgctgaggaagaagtacataGGTGTGTGTAGGCGGGAATCCAAGATAGTGATGGAGATCAGAATCATATTTCCCAGTAAGGTGATCAGGTACATCAGCAAGCACAGCACGAATATGATGATCTCACCTTTGGGGTAGTGGGAAAATCCCAGGAAGAAAAACATTGTTACAGATGTCAGATTTGCCTGGAACATTTTATTATGTCAAGGTCATTTGTATATACACATA
Encoded proteins:
- the LOC138433253 gene encoding olfactory receptor 13F1-like; its protein translation is MFQANLTSVTMFFFLGFSHYPKGEIIIFVLCLLMYLITLLGNMILISITILDSRLHTPMYFFLSNLSCLDIWYTSSAFPPMLINFISGENTISFLGCAAQMYFSLAMGSTECVLLSMMAYDRYVAICNPLRYPIIINKRVCVQIAVGSWVTGCFTALVETVFVLQLSLCGNSVINHFACEILAVLKLVCVDTSKVKLIMLVFTILLVPMPMLLICISYAFILFNILRISSEDGRSKAFSTCAAHLSVVVLFYGTALSAYLKPSAIDSQEIDKFIALVYGALTPMLNPIIYSLRNKEVKAAVKKLLRRKEFNK